The Nyctibius grandis isolate bNycGra1 chromosome 29, bNycGra1.pri, whole genome shotgun sequence genome window below encodes:
- the NOL8 gene encoding nucleolar protein 8 isoform X3, with the protein MEAKSSVCITDVTARLFNMEKKQVLKRLYVGGLGHTVSKAELQERFGKFGHVLDAEIITRKDDQGNPMKTFAYISVSISDADLQKCMSVLNKTKWKGGTLQIELAKESFLHRLTMEREEAKLQKEKPQRNDKACLLESLKKAGVVDFHMKAVPGTEVPDHKKWVVGKFGRVLPILHLRSQQKNKIVKYDPSKYCHNLRKLEPGLTHAVSISELTWNLEGRDDSINKKRQGEFPVTKKPPKKLRQLGSEALNGAVVLSPGCQSCSKNTISPQLDQRSNPKSSDKSKLPPSSSLNSKISGRGLLSDRSNISGVTAQNNMSVSDSDIDSEEESRAMAKKELEIQRAEDVETESDHLEIVGDNFGLKYNSHWSLSDPDARKKANKGSYREKETMECDNGYDSADTDEIIAESKTPDLSSRKTAILEDSKQVKVKNKKILANKKCDLVNNSSLKTCNLKEEYVERKWKMKKSKIGALQGTAVNSTTKTSDTESSYSELEKGESEISSDYESMMQNCYRLDLTLGDLKALATENTGTPGEESDSTQSSSQRSVEENPQDNVANKLKLSKFHPAVKKKCICPEDIVAAILAGEENADEESSKGPNNPCLKYQPFRGMGSLCEKELTKDSTGLKKSSVESLGLEACISYCGEELYKRQCKNHLLYSLEVSSKKRQNMHCEQHKELSDAASLAGERNQPLSWPRLQGKSKDTNSLQGDRSSEHGDAAPRTDQSEDESSDMDSNAAASQKHVEQELKSPRLLSKKLQRDVSNQNPECEANRCENGKTSLLENKELCLHATASKEPNTEKKQLQDNQRRLAALEERQKERELQKKLIQGALSNLDSRPAGKHKHIVFSSDVESEAEVDEMLKKDASLGSAHEEDESAPKTSGRLFESSEDEQDDTDDERFKIKPQFEGKAGQKLLKLQSRFGTDERFRMDARFLESDSEEEAETNIVKADEEEELAAEKKKNLQILGSLLNINLEHPKPTKMAISAKKFKDINALRYDPARQDHAIFEKKPSATEKESKAQRKKKRKESEKLPEVSKETYYDIAVDLKELFGSSKSKSEKNEEIPWDKDDVEDSTPPDHLGPNTGCNVAQESSGFMFSFFGDTEESGVKEEPYVVETIKPVKVTWQEDPRFQDSSSEGDDEPEASESERDKEMFFSLPQTESARLFFFSKDDERLREGPKLFCRSVDLSEEKDGWEDRRRILIEGW; encoded by the exons ATGGAGGCG AAAAGCAGCGTGTGCATTACAGATGTGACAGCTCGACTTTTCAacatggagaagaaacaagttTTGAAACGCTTGTATGTGGGAGGGCTTGGCCATACGGTTTCTAAGGCTGAATTGCAAGAAAGATTTGGGAAGTTTGGGCATGTTTTGGATGCAGAGATTATTACCAGGAAAGATGATCAGG GGAACCCTATGAAAACTTTTGCTTACATCAGTGTCAGCATTTCTGATGCAGATCTTCAAAAGT GCAtgtcagttttaaataaaacaaaatggaaaggggGGACACTGCAAATTGAGTTGGCCAAAGAAAGCTTTTTGCACAg GCTCACCATGGAGAGGGAGGAagcaaagctgcagaaagaaaagccacagaGAAATGACAAAGCATGTCTGTTAGAGTCCCTGAAAAAGGCTGGAGTTGTAGACTTTCACATGAAAGCAGTACCAGGTACAGAGGTGCCAGACCATAAG aaatggGTTGTTGGTAAATTCGGCAGAGTCTTGCCTATCCTTCACCTTAGGagtcaacaaaaaaataaa ATTGTGAAATATGACCCATCAAAATATTGCCATAACCTTAGAAAGCTGGAGCCAGGTTTGACACATGCAGTTTCTATATCCGAGCTTACGTGGAACTTGGAAGGGAGAGATGACAGCATAAACAAGAAGCGGCAAGGAGAGTTCCCTGTAACTAAGAAGCCGCCTAAAAAACTGAGGCAACTGGGCAGTGAGGCTCTGAATGGAGCAGTAGTTCTCTCTCCTGGGTGCCAGTCATGTTCAAAAAACACAATCTCCCCCCAGCTAGATCAAAGATCAAACCCCAAATCCAGTGACAAGTCTAAATTGCCTCCATCGAGCAGTCTTAATAGTAAAATATCAGGGAGAGGTTTACTATCAGATAGAAGCAATATTTCTGGAGTTACAGCTCAAAATAATATGAGTGTTTCTGATAGTGACATTGATTctgaagaggaaagcagagcaatGGCAAAGAAAGAGTTAGAAATACAAAGAGCTGAAGATGTTGAGACTGAAAGTGACCACTTGGAAATTGTTGGGGATAATTTTGGATTAAAATACAATAGTCACTGGTCCTTAAGTGATCCAGATGCAAGGAAGAAAGCTAACAAAGGAAGTtatagagagaaagaaactatGGAATGCGATAATGGTTATGATTCAGCAGATACAGATGAAATTATTGCTGAAAGTAAAACTCCAGATTTAAGTAGCAGGAAAACCGCAATTTTAGAAGATTCTAAACAGGtaaaggtgaaaaataaaaaaatattagctaACAAAAAATGTGATTTGGTAAATAACTCCTCACTGAAAACTtgcaatttaaaagaagaatacgttgaaagaaaatggaaaatgaaaaaatccaaaattGGTGCCTTGCAGGGTACAGCAGTTAACAGTACAACAAAGACAAGTGACACTGAGAGCTCTTATTCAGAGCTTGAGAAAGGGGAGTCTGAAATCAGTTCTGATTATGAATCCATGATGCAAAACTGTTACCGCTTAGACCTTACGTTAGGTGACTTAAAAGCATTAGCCACTGAAAACACTGGGACACCAGGAGAAGAATCTGATAGTACACAGAGTTCTAGTCAGCGCAGTGTTGAAGAAAATCCTCAGGATAATGTTGCAAATAAACTAAAACTTTCTAAATTTCAccctgcagttaaaaaaaaatgtatctgtcCTGAAGATATAGTTGCTGCGATTTTGGCAGGGGAGGAGAATGCTGATGAAGAAAGCTCCAAGGGACCAAATAATCCATGTTTGAAATACCAACCCTTCAGAGGAATGGGGTCCCTTTGTGAAAAAGAGTTAACTAAGGACAGCACTGGTTTAAAGAAGAGCTCGGTAGAAAGTTTAGGTCTTGAAGCTTGTATTTCTTATTGTGGGGAGGAGTTGTATAAAAGACAGTGTAAGAACCACCTGTTGTATTCACTTGAAGTCAGCAgtaaaaagagacaaaatatgCATTGTGAACAGCACAAGGAATTGTCAGATGCTGCCTCCTTAGCAGGTGAGAGAAATCAGCCGCTTTCCTGGCCACGTTTACAAGGAAAGAGCAAAGATACGAATTCTTTGCAAGGTGACCGAAGTTCAGAGCATGGAGATGCTGCTCCTAGAACTGATCAGAGTGAAGATGAGAGCAGTGACATGGATAGTAATGCTGcagcatcacagaaacatgttgAACAAGAACTGAAAAGCCCAAgactgctttcaaaaaaattgcAGAGGGATGTGAGCAATCAAAATCCAGAATGTGAAGCTAATAGATGTGAGAATGGGAAGACAAGCCTTCTGGAAAATAAGGAGCTTTGTCTTCATGCTACTGCTTCAAAGGAACctaatacagaaaagaaacagttgcAGGATAACCAGAGGAGACTGGCAGCTCTagaagagagacagaaggaGAGAGAATTACAGAAGAAACTAATTCAAGGAGCTCTTTCAAATCTG GATAGCCGGCCAGCAGGCAAGCATAAACACATCGTGTTCAGTTCAGATGTGGAAAGTGAAGCTGAAGTAGATGAGATGTTGAAGAAAGATGCAAGTTTGGGAAGTGCGCATGAAGAA GATGAATCTGCTCCTAAGACTTCAGGCAGGCTGTTTGAAAGCAGTGAGGATGAGCAAGATGATACAGATGATGAGAGATTCAAAATTAAGCCCCAGTTTGAAGGCAAAGCTGGTCAAAAA CTCTTGAAATTGCAATCACGATTTGGCACAGATGAAAGATTTCGCATGGATGCTCGATTCCTTGAAAGTGACAGTGAAGAAGAAG caGAGACAAACATTGTGAAGGCagatgaggaagaagagcttgctgcagagaaaaagaaaaatctacaaATACTGGGAAGCCTCTTGAATATCAACCTGGAACACCCTAAGCCAACTAAAATGGCCATAAGTGCTAAGAAATTCAA aGATATTAATGCCCTCCGCTATGATCCCGCGAGACAGGACCATGccatttttgaaaagaaaccaagtgctacagaaaaagagag TAAAGctcaaaggaagaagaagaggaaagagagtgAGAAACTGCCTGAAGTGTCTAAAGAAACATATTATGATATTGCTGTTGATTTAAAAGAGTTGTTTGGGTCTTCAAAgagcaaatcagaaaaaaatgaagaaatacccTGGGACAAAGATGATGTGGAGGACTCTACCCCACCTGACCATTTGGGACCTAACACTGGGTGTAACGTAGCTCAGGAGTCTAGTGgtttcatgttttccttctttggaGACACGGAGGAGTCGGGTGTCAAAGAAG AACCCTACGTGGTTGAAACAATAAAACCTGTAAAAGTCACATGGCAAGAAGATCCACGTTTCCAAGACAGCAGTTCTGAGGGTGACGATGAACCAGAGGCATCAGAAAGTGAAAGGGACAAAGAAAT GTTTTTCTCTTTACCACAAACAGAAAGTGCTagacttttcttcttctccaaaGATGATGAACGGCTAAGAG AGGGCCCTAAGTTATTTTGTAGATCAGTAGAcctcagtgaagaaaaagatggTTGGGAAGACAGACGTAGAATATTGATTGAG ggatggtga
- the NOL8 gene encoding nucleolar protein 8 isoform X1: MEAKSSVCITDVTARLFNMEKKQVLKRLYVGGLGHTVSKAELQERFGKFGHVLDAEIITRKDDQGNPMKTFAYISVSISDADLQKCMSVLNKTKWKGGTLQIELAKESFLHRLTMEREEAKLQKEKPQRNDKACLLESLKKAGVVDFHMKAVPGTEVPDHKKWVVGKFGRVLPILHLRSQQKNKIVKYDPSKYCHNLRKLEPGLTHAVSISELTWNLEGRDDSINKKRQGEFPVTKKPPKKLRQLGSEALNGAVVLSPGCQSCSKNTISPQLDQRSNPKSSDKSKLPPSSSLNSKISGRGLLSDRSNISGVTAQNNMSVSDSDIDSEEESRAMAKKELEIQRAEDVETESDHLEIVGDNFGLKYNSHWSLSDPDARKKANKGSYREKETMECDNGYDSADTDEIIAESKTPDLSSRKTAILEDSKQVKVKNKKILANKKCDLVNNSSLKTCNLKEEYVERKWKMKKSKIGALQGTAVNSTTKTSDTESSYSELEKGESEISSDYESMMQNCYRLDLTLGDLKALATENTGTPGEESDSTQSSSQRSVEENPQDNVANKLKLSKFHPAVKKKCICPEDIVAAILAGEENADEESSKGPNNPCLKYQPFRGMGSLCEKELTKDSTGLKKSSVESLGLEACISYCGEELYKRQCKNHLLYSLEVSSKKRQNMHCEQHKELSDAASLAGERNQPLSWPRLQGKSKDTNSLQGDRSSEHGDAAPRTDQSEDESSDMDSNAAASQKHVEQELKSPRLLSKKLQRDVSNQNPECEANRCENGKTSLLENKELCLHATASKEPNTEKKQLQDNQRRLAALEERQKERELQKKLIQGALSNLDSRPAGKHKHIVFSSDVESEAEVDEMLKKDASLGSAHEEDESAPKTSGRLFESSEDEQDDTDDERFKIKPQFEGKAGQKLLKLQSRFGTDERFRMDARFLESDSEEEAETNIVKADEEEELAAEKKKNLQILGSLLNINLEHPKPTKMAISAKKFKDINALRYDPARQDHAIFEKKPSATEKESKAQRKKKRKESEKLPEVSKETYYDIAVDLKELFGSSKSKSEKNEEIPWDKDDVEDSTPPDHLGPNTGCNVAQESSGFMFSFFGDTEESGVKEEPYVVETIKPVKVTWQEDPRFQDSSSEGDDEPEASESERDKEMFFSLPQTESARLFFFSKDDERLREGPKLFCRSVDLSEEKDGWEDRRRILIEECRKKHKDARRKVKAKQ, translated from the exons ATGGAGGCG AAAAGCAGCGTGTGCATTACAGATGTGACAGCTCGACTTTTCAacatggagaagaaacaagttTTGAAACGCTTGTATGTGGGAGGGCTTGGCCATACGGTTTCTAAGGCTGAATTGCAAGAAAGATTTGGGAAGTTTGGGCATGTTTTGGATGCAGAGATTATTACCAGGAAAGATGATCAGG GGAACCCTATGAAAACTTTTGCTTACATCAGTGTCAGCATTTCTGATGCAGATCTTCAAAAGT GCAtgtcagttttaaataaaacaaaatggaaaggggGGACACTGCAAATTGAGTTGGCCAAAGAAAGCTTTTTGCACAg GCTCACCATGGAGAGGGAGGAagcaaagctgcagaaagaaaagccacagaGAAATGACAAAGCATGTCTGTTAGAGTCCCTGAAAAAGGCTGGAGTTGTAGACTTTCACATGAAAGCAGTACCAGGTACAGAGGTGCCAGACCATAAG aaatggGTTGTTGGTAAATTCGGCAGAGTCTTGCCTATCCTTCACCTTAGGagtcaacaaaaaaataaa ATTGTGAAATATGACCCATCAAAATATTGCCATAACCTTAGAAAGCTGGAGCCAGGTTTGACACATGCAGTTTCTATATCCGAGCTTACGTGGAACTTGGAAGGGAGAGATGACAGCATAAACAAGAAGCGGCAAGGAGAGTTCCCTGTAACTAAGAAGCCGCCTAAAAAACTGAGGCAACTGGGCAGTGAGGCTCTGAATGGAGCAGTAGTTCTCTCTCCTGGGTGCCAGTCATGTTCAAAAAACACAATCTCCCCCCAGCTAGATCAAAGATCAAACCCCAAATCCAGTGACAAGTCTAAATTGCCTCCATCGAGCAGTCTTAATAGTAAAATATCAGGGAGAGGTTTACTATCAGATAGAAGCAATATTTCTGGAGTTACAGCTCAAAATAATATGAGTGTTTCTGATAGTGACATTGATTctgaagaggaaagcagagcaatGGCAAAGAAAGAGTTAGAAATACAAAGAGCTGAAGATGTTGAGACTGAAAGTGACCACTTGGAAATTGTTGGGGATAATTTTGGATTAAAATACAATAGTCACTGGTCCTTAAGTGATCCAGATGCAAGGAAGAAAGCTAACAAAGGAAGTtatagagagaaagaaactatGGAATGCGATAATGGTTATGATTCAGCAGATACAGATGAAATTATTGCTGAAAGTAAAACTCCAGATTTAAGTAGCAGGAAAACCGCAATTTTAGAAGATTCTAAACAGGtaaaggtgaaaaataaaaaaatattagctaACAAAAAATGTGATTTGGTAAATAACTCCTCACTGAAAACTtgcaatttaaaagaagaatacgttgaaagaaaatggaaaatgaaaaaatccaaaattGGTGCCTTGCAGGGTACAGCAGTTAACAGTACAACAAAGACAAGTGACACTGAGAGCTCTTATTCAGAGCTTGAGAAAGGGGAGTCTGAAATCAGTTCTGATTATGAATCCATGATGCAAAACTGTTACCGCTTAGACCTTACGTTAGGTGACTTAAAAGCATTAGCCACTGAAAACACTGGGACACCAGGAGAAGAATCTGATAGTACACAGAGTTCTAGTCAGCGCAGTGTTGAAGAAAATCCTCAGGATAATGTTGCAAATAAACTAAAACTTTCTAAATTTCAccctgcagttaaaaaaaaatgtatctgtcCTGAAGATATAGTTGCTGCGATTTTGGCAGGGGAGGAGAATGCTGATGAAGAAAGCTCCAAGGGACCAAATAATCCATGTTTGAAATACCAACCCTTCAGAGGAATGGGGTCCCTTTGTGAAAAAGAGTTAACTAAGGACAGCACTGGTTTAAAGAAGAGCTCGGTAGAAAGTTTAGGTCTTGAAGCTTGTATTTCTTATTGTGGGGAGGAGTTGTATAAAAGACAGTGTAAGAACCACCTGTTGTATTCACTTGAAGTCAGCAgtaaaaagagacaaaatatgCATTGTGAACAGCACAAGGAATTGTCAGATGCTGCCTCCTTAGCAGGTGAGAGAAATCAGCCGCTTTCCTGGCCACGTTTACAAGGAAAGAGCAAAGATACGAATTCTTTGCAAGGTGACCGAAGTTCAGAGCATGGAGATGCTGCTCCTAGAACTGATCAGAGTGAAGATGAGAGCAGTGACATGGATAGTAATGCTGcagcatcacagaaacatgttgAACAAGAACTGAAAAGCCCAAgactgctttcaaaaaaattgcAGAGGGATGTGAGCAATCAAAATCCAGAATGTGAAGCTAATAGATGTGAGAATGGGAAGACAAGCCTTCTGGAAAATAAGGAGCTTTGTCTTCATGCTACTGCTTCAAAGGAACctaatacagaaaagaaacagttgcAGGATAACCAGAGGAGACTGGCAGCTCTagaagagagacagaaggaGAGAGAATTACAGAAGAAACTAATTCAAGGAGCTCTTTCAAATCTG GATAGCCGGCCAGCAGGCAAGCATAAACACATCGTGTTCAGTTCAGATGTGGAAAGTGAAGCTGAAGTAGATGAGATGTTGAAGAAAGATGCAAGTTTGGGAAGTGCGCATGAAGAA GATGAATCTGCTCCTAAGACTTCAGGCAGGCTGTTTGAAAGCAGTGAGGATGAGCAAGATGATACAGATGATGAGAGATTCAAAATTAAGCCCCAGTTTGAAGGCAAAGCTGGTCAAAAA CTCTTGAAATTGCAATCACGATTTGGCACAGATGAAAGATTTCGCATGGATGCTCGATTCCTTGAAAGTGACAGTGAAGAAGAAG caGAGACAAACATTGTGAAGGCagatgaggaagaagagcttgctgcagagaaaaagaaaaatctacaaATACTGGGAAGCCTCTTGAATATCAACCTGGAACACCCTAAGCCAACTAAAATGGCCATAAGTGCTAAGAAATTCAA aGATATTAATGCCCTCCGCTATGATCCCGCGAGACAGGACCATGccatttttgaaaagaaaccaagtgctacagaaaaagagag TAAAGctcaaaggaagaagaagaggaaagagagtgAGAAACTGCCTGAAGTGTCTAAAGAAACATATTATGATATTGCTGTTGATTTAAAAGAGTTGTTTGGGTCTTCAAAgagcaaatcagaaaaaaatgaagaaatacccTGGGACAAAGATGATGTGGAGGACTCTACCCCACCTGACCATTTGGGACCTAACACTGGGTGTAACGTAGCTCAGGAGTCTAGTGgtttcatgttttccttctttggaGACACGGAGGAGTCGGGTGTCAAAGAAG AACCCTACGTGGTTGAAACAATAAAACCTGTAAAAGTCACATGGCAAGAAGATCCACGTTTCCAAGACAGCAGTTCTGAGGGTGACGATGAACCAGAGGCATCAGAAAGTGAAAGGGACAAAGAAAT GTTTTTCTCTTTACCACAAACAGAAAGTGCTagacttttcttcttctccaaaGATGATGAACGGCTAAGAG AGGGCCCTAAGTTATTTTGTAGATCAGTAGAcctcagtgaagaaaaagatggTTGGGAAGACAGACGTAGAATATTGATTGAG gaatgCCGGAAGAAGCATAAGGATGCAAGAAGGaaagtgaaagcaaaacaataa
- the NOL8 gene encoding nucleolar protein 8 isoform X2 produces MEAKSSVCITDVTARLFNMEKKQVLKRLYVGGLGHTVSKAELQERFGKFGHVLDAEIITRKDDQGNPMKTFAYISVSISDADLQKCMSVLNKTKWKGGTLQIELAKESFLHRLTMEREEAKLQKEKPQRNDKACLLESLKKAGVVDFHMKAVPGTEVPDHKKWVVGKFGRVLPILHLRSQQKNKIVKYDPSKYCHNLRKLEPGLTHAVSISELTWNLEGRDDSINKKRQGEFPVTKKPPKKLRQLGSEALNGAVVLSPGCQSCSKNTISPQLDQRSNPKSSDKSKLPPSSSLNSKISGRGLLSDRSNISGVTAQNNMSVSDSDIDSEEESRAMAKKELEIQRAEDVETESDHLEIVGDNFGLKYNSHWSLSDPDARKKANKGSYREKETMECDNGYDSADTDEIIAESKTPDLSSRKTAILEDSKQVKVKNKKILANKKCDLVNNSSLKTCNLKEEYVERKWKMKKSKIGALQGTAVNSTTKTSDTESSYSELEKGESEISSDYESMMQNCYRLDLTLGDLKALATENTGTPGEESDSTQSSSQRSVEENPQDNVANKLKLSKFHPAVKKKCICPEDIVAAILAGEENADEESSKGPNNPCLKYQPFRGMGSLCEKELTKDSTGLKKSSVESLGLEACISYCGEELYKRQCKNHLLYSLEVSSKKRQNMHCEQHKELSDAASLAGERNQPLSWPRLQGKSKDTNSLQGDRSSEHGDAAPRTDQSEDESSDMDSNAAASQKHVEQELKSPRLLSKKLQRDVSNQNPECEANRCENGKTSLLENKELCLHATASKEPNTEKKQLQDNQRRLAALEERQKERELQKKLIQGALSNLDSRPAGKHKHIVFSSDVESEAEVDEMLKKDASLGSAHEEDESAPKTSGRLFESSEDEQDDTDDERFKIKPQFEGKAGQKLLKLQSRFGTDERFRMDARFLESDSEEEETNIVKADEEEELAAEKKKNLQILGSLLNINLEHPKPTKMAISAKKFKDINALRYDPARQDHAIFEKKPSATEKESKAQRKKKRKESEKLPEVSKETYYDIAVDLKELFGSSKSKSEKNEEIPWDKDDVEDSTPPDHLGPNTGCNVAQESSGFMFSFFGDTEESGVKEEPYVVETIKPVKVTWQEDPRFQDSSSEGDDEPEASESERDKEMFFSLPQTESARLFFFSKDDERLREGPKLFCRSVDLSEEKDGWEDRRRILIEECRKKHKDARRKVKAKQ; encoded by the exons ATGGAGGCG AAAAGCAGCGTGTGCATTACAGATGTGACAGCTCGACTTTTCAacatggagaagaaacaagttTTGAAACGCTTGTATGTGGGAGGGCTTGGCCATACGGTTTCTAAGGCTGAATTGCAAGAAAGATTTGGGAAGTTTGGGCATGTTTTGGATGCAGAGATTATTACCAGGAAAGATGATCAGG GGAACCCTATGAAAACTTTTGCTTACATCAGTGTCAGCATTTCTGATGCAGATCTTCAAAAGT GCAtgtcagttttaaataaaacaaaatggaaaggggGGACACTGCAAATTGAGTTGGCCAAAGAAAGCTTTTTGCACAg GCTCACCATGGAGAGGGAGGAagcaaagctgcagaaagaaaagccacagaGAAATGACAAAGCATGTCTGTTAGAGTCCCTGAAAAAGGCTGGAGTTGTAGACTTTCACATGAAAGCAGTACCAGGTACAGAGGTGCCAGACCATAAG aaatggGTTGTTGGTAAATTCGGCAGAGTCTTGCCTATCCTTCACCTTAGGagtcaacaaaaaaataaa ATTGTGAAATATGACCCATCAAAATATTGCCATAACCTTAGAAAGCTGGAGCCAGGTTTGACACATGCAGTTTCTATATCCGAGCTTACGTGGAACTTGGAAGGGAGAGATGACAGCATAAACAAGAAGCGGCAAGGAGAGTTCCCTGTAACTAAGAAGCCGCCTAAAAAACTGAGGCAACTGGGCAGTGAGGCTCTGAATGGAGCAGTAGTTCTCTCTCCTGGGTGCCAGTCATGTTCAAAAAACACAATCTCCCCCCAGCTAGATCAAAGATCAAACCCCAAATCCAGTGACAAGTCTAAATTGCCTCCATCGAGCAGTCTTAATAGTAAAATATCAGGGAGAGGTTTACTATCAGATAGAAGCAATATTTCTGGAGTTACAGCTCAAAATAATATGAGTGTTTCTGATAGTGACATTGATTctgaagaggaaagcagagcaatGGCAAAGAAAGAGTTAGAAATACAAAGAGCTGAAGATGTTGAGACTGAAAGTGACCACTTGGAAATTGTTGGGGATAATTTTGGATTAAAATACAATAGTCACTGGTCCTTAAGTGATCCAGATGCAAGGAAGAAAGCTAACAAAGGAAGTtatagagagaaagaaactatGGAATGCGATAATGGTTATGATTCAGCAGATACAGATGAAATTATTGCTGAAAGTAAAACTCCAGATTTAAGTAGCAGGAAAACCGCAATTTTAGAAGATTCTAAACAGGtaaaggtgaaaaataaaaaaatattagctaACAAAAAATGTGATTTGGTAAATAACTCCTCACTGAAAACTtgcaatttaaaagaagaatacgttgaaagaaaatggaaaatgaaaaaatccaaaattGGTGCCTTGCAGGGTACAGCAGTTAACAGTACAACAAAGACAAGTGACACTGAGAGCTCTTATTCAGAGCTTGAGAAAGGGGAGTCTGAAATCAGTTCTGATTATGAATCCATGATGCAAAACTGTTACCGCTTAGACCTTACGTTAGGTGACTTAAAAGCATTAGCCACTGAAAACACTGGGACACCAGGAGAAGAATCTGATAGTACACAGAGTTCTAGTCAGCGCAGTGTTGAAGAAAATCCTCAGGATAATGTTGCAAATAAACTAAAACTTTCTAAATTTCAccctgcagttaaaaaaaaatgtatctgtcCTGAAGATATAGTTGCTGCGATTTTGGCAGGGGAGGAGAATGCTGATGAAGAAAGCTCCAAGGGACCAAATAATCCATGTTTGAAATACCAACCCTTCAGAGGAATGGGGTCCCTTTGTGAAAAAGAGTTAACTAAGGACAGCACTGGTTTAAAGAAGAGCTCGGTAGAAAGTTTAGGTCTTGAAGCTTGTATTTCTTATTGTGGGGAGGAGTTGTATAAAAGACAGTGTAAGAACCACCTGTTGTATTCACTTGAAGTCAGCAgtaaaaagagacaaaatatgCATTGTGAACAGCACAAGGAATTGTCAGATGCTGCCTCCTTAGCAGGTGAGAGAAATCAGCCGCTTTCCTGGCCACGTTTACAAGGAAAGAGCAAAGATACGAATTCTTTGCAAGGTGACCGAAGTTCAGAGCATGGAGATGCTGCTCCTAGAACTGATCAGAGTGAAGATGAGAGCAGTGACATGGATAGTAATGCTGcagcatcacagaaacatgttgAACAAGAACTGAAAAGCCCAAgactgctttcaaaaaaattgcAGAGGGATGTGAGCAATCAAAATCCAGAATGTGAAGCTAATAGATGTGAGAATGGGAAGACAAGCCTTCTGGAAAATAAGGAGCTTTGTCTTCATGCTACTGCTTCAAAGGAACctaatacagaaaagaaacagttgcAGGATAACCAGAGGAGACTGGCAGCTCTagaagagagacagaaggaGAGAGAATTACAGAAGAAACTAATTCAAGGAGCTCTTTCAAATCTG GATAGCCGGCCAGCAGGCAAGCATAAACACATCGTGTTCAGTTCAGATGTGGAAAGTGAAGCTGAAGTAGATGAGATGTTGAAGAAAGATGCAAGTTTGGGAAGTGCGCATGAAGAA GATGAATCTGCTCCTAAGACTTCAGGCAGGCTGTTTGAAAGCAGTGAGGATGAGCAAGATGATACAGATGATGAGAGATTCAAAATTAAGCCCCAGTTTGAAGGCAAAGCTGGTCAAAAA CTCTTGAAATTGCAATCACGATTTGGCACAGATGAAAGATTTCGCATGGATGCTCGATTCCTTGAAAGTGACAGTGAAGAAGAAG AGACAAACATTGTGAAGGCagatgaggaagaagagcttgctgcagagaaaaagaaaaatctacaaATACTGGGAAGCCTCTTGAATATCAACCTGGAACACCCTAAGCCAACTAAAATGGCCATAAGTGCTAAGAAATTCAA aGATATTAATGCCCTCCGCTATGATCCCGCGAGACAGGACCATGccatttttgaaaagaaaccaagtgctacagaaaaagagag TAAAGctcaaaggaagaagaagaggaaagagagtgAGAAACTGCCTGAAGTGTCTAAAGAAACATATTATGATATTGCTGTTGATTTAAAAGAGTTGTTTGGGTCTTCAAAgagcaaatcagaaaaaaatgaagaaatacccTGGGACAAAGATGATGTGGAGGACTCTACCCCACCTGACCATTTGGGACCTAACACTGGGTGTAACGTAGCTCAGGAGTCTAGTGgtttcatgttttccttctttggaGACACGGAGGAGTCGGGTGTCAAAGAAG AACCCTACGTGGTTGAAACAATAAAACCTGTAAAAGTCACATGGCAAGAAGATCCACGTTTCCAAGACAGCAGTTCTGAGGGTGACGATGAACCAGAGGCATCAGAAAGTGAAAGGGACAAAGAAAT GTTTTTCTCTTTACCACAAACAGAAAGTGCTagacttttcttcttctccaaaGATGATGAACGGCTAAGAG AGGGCCCTAAGTTATTTTGTAGATCAGTAGAcctcagtgaagaaaaagatggTTGGGAAGACAGACGTAGAATATTGATTGAG gaatgCCGGAAGAAGCATAAGGATGCAAGAAGGaaagtgaaagcaaaacaataa